From Paenibacillus sp. PK3_47, the proteins below share one genomic window:
- a CDS encoding histidine kinase — MNIHKLPWKKNVLRRLIFSFICILLPLFVLSMIIYNWGVHTLKQEISRSMSSQVSQYFGNLEQEFRRIQLLQYDCLTDDNLNALGSIPESMNNIERMESILRLQQRLNAIRNSSTYIVDVYAYIPSIQKKVSALTVGSLNLDEFNELKDVQNQPGSQLRDHSGGLTLSAAYPTTSPGSSRKPIFMLTVEFSKPKLQENLMKMANSPEEQLLLSNPEYTIATGREISSDPVIPAFLSDHRDMNSTRTVDFQDTRYLAVYSYSPFFDAVLSKYVPVSGVFEPLEKFKSWFVMLAAVSVLIIVLYSLYAYKYIHKPLFKLVKAFRKVEHEDFSVRIAHDVDDEFRYIYARFNSMLENVESLVDQVYKQQILTHRAELKQLQSQINPHFLYNSFFILNTLARLGDNENLEQFTNQLGVYFQFITRSHTEEVTLADEVKHAKVYTEIQTTRFYGRNVTEFGELPEKAGGLMVPRLILQPVIENAFNHGLEQRPEGGILKVHFQHTADEMLLMVEDNGSELSGERLEAMNRSLTGKDVETTGLLNIHLRLRLKYGEGSGLLLERSGLGGLKATIRIADTGKEP, encoded by the coding sequence ATGAACATACACAAGCTGCCATGGAAGAAAAATGTGCTGCGCAGGCTGATCTTCTCATTCATTTGCATCCTTCTGCCGCTCTTTGTGCTCAGCATGATCATTTACAACTGGGGGGTGCACACTCTCAAGCAGGAGATTTCCCGCTCCATGAGCTCACAGGTGTCGCAGTATTTCGGCAATCTGGAGCAGGAGTTCCGCAGAATCCAGCTGCTGCAGTATGACTGTCTGACAGACGACAATCTGAATGCGCTGGGCTCCATTCCCGAATCGATGAACAATATCGAGCGGATGGAGAGCATTCTGAGACTGCAGCAGCGGCTGAATGCGATCCGGAACAGCAGCACTTACATTGTTGATGTCTACGCCTACATTCCTTCAATCCAGAAGAAGGTGTCCGCGCTGACTGTAGGGTCGCTGAATCTGGACGAGTTCAATGAATTGAAGGACGTGCAGAATCAGCCGGGTTCCCAGCTGCGTGATCACAGCGGCGGATTAACCTTAAGCGCAGCTTATCCTACGACTTCACCGGGAAGCAGCCGGAAGCCTATTTTTATGCTTACGGTAGAGTTCTCCAAACCTAAGCTTCAGGAGAATCTGATGAAAATGGCCAATTCCCCTGAGGAGCAGCTGCTCCTTAGCAATCCGGAGTACACGATCGCTACAGGCAGGGAGATCAGCTCCGACCCGGTCATTCCGGCATTTCTGTCGGATCATAGAGACATGAACAGCACCCGAACTGTTGACTTTCAGGATACGCGCTATCTGGCGGTGTATTCTTACTCCCCGTTTTTTGATGCGGTACTGAGCAAATATGTGCCGGTAAGCGGTGTGTTTGAGCCGCTGGAGAAGTTCAAGAGCTGGTTTGTCATGCTGGCAGCCGTATCGGTGCTGATCATCGTGCTCTATTCCCTTTACGCCTACAAATACATTCACAAGCCGCTGTTCAAGCTGGTCAAGGCATTCCGGAAGGTGGAGCATGAGGACTTCTCCGTGCGGATCGCCCATGATGTCGATGATGAGTTCCGGTACATCTATGCCCGCTTCAACAGCATGCTGGAAAATGTGGAGTCGCTGGTTGACCAGGTGTACAAGCAGCAGATTCTGACCCACCGGGCGGAGCTGAAGCAGCTCCAGTCCCAGATCAATCCGCATTTTTTGTACAACAGCTTCTTCATTCTCAACACATTGGCCCGGCTGGGCGACAACGAGAATCTGGAGCAGTTCACCAACCAGCTGGGCGTTTATTTTCAGTTCATTACTCGCAGCCATACGGAGGAAGTGACGCTGGCCGACGAAGTGAAGCATGCCAAGGTATACACGGAAATTCAGACCACACGTTTTTATGGCCGCAACGTGACTGAGTTCGGAGAGCTTCCGGAGAAGGCGGGCGGGCTGATGGTTCCGCGGCTGATTTTGCAGCCGGTCATTGAGAATGCATTTAATCACGGACTGGAGCAGAGACCGGAGGGCGGGATTCTCAAGGTGCACTTTCAGCATACGGCCGATGAAATGTTGCTCATGGTTGAAGACAACGGATCAGAATTAAGCGGGGAGCGGCTTGAGGCCATGAACCGTTCTTTAACAGGGAAAGACGTGGAAACCACCGGTCTGCTGAATATCCACCTGCGGCTTAGGCTGAAATACGGTGAGGGCAGCGGGCTGCTGCTGGAACGGAGCGGGCTTGGCGGCCTGAAAGCAACCATTCGTATTGCGGACACAGGAAAGGAGCCTTAA
- the lepB gene encoding signal peptidase I, with amino-acid sequence MAIPHLQDSEKKDEAPVLPGSGNAVSPSAAGGKSGFWGWVRFLAVLGISCFLIFHSIGLTRISGNSMNPSLNNGNVLLVNKWPLYTGSPGFGDVVVIRTPQLPYDIIKRVIGTEGDTVAIKDGTVLVNGHDFPELYAYGIPEDMDEVYVGAGEVFVLGDNRTPGESLDSRSPELGLVPEEYITGYGFIKLIPWGAIARPLEF; translated from the coding sequence GTGGCAATTCCCCACCTTCAGGATTCAGAAAAAAAGGACGAAGCTCCAGTCTTACCCGGTTCAGGTAATGCTGTCTCTCCGTCCGCTGCGGGCGGCAAAAGCGGGTTCTGGGGCTGGGTGCGGTTTCTGGCTGTTCTGGGGATATCCTGTTTTCTGATCTTTCACAGCATTGGCCTGACTAGAATATCGGGAAATTCCATGAATCCCAGTCTGAATAACGGTAACGTGCTGCTCGTCAACAAATGGCCGTTGTATACGGGTTCACCCGGATTCGGCGACGTAGTTGTCATCCGTACTCCGCAGCTTCCCTACGATATTATCAAAAGAGTGATCGGCACAGAAGGTGACACTGTAGCTATTAAAGACGGAACTGTCCTGGTTAACGGGCATGATTTCCCTGAACTGTATGCTTACGGCATTCCGGAAGATATGGACGAAGTGTATGTAGGTGCGGGCGAAGTCTTTGTACTCGGCGACAACCGCACTCCGGGAGAAAGTCTGGACAGCCGCAGCCCGGAGCTGGGGCTTGTCCCGGAAGAGTATATTACGGGTTACGGATTCATAAAACTGATTCCCTGGGGAGCTATTGCACGTCCCCTGGAGTTCTAG
- a CDS encoding response regulator transcription factor — MLVKVIVVDPYQLVRRGITSILSGDPDIEICGEASDGKETMALIESMQPDVCIMNNRINQQNGLDVIEKLKHAGAACKFVYLTSSLHPSELSKALSIGVEGLLLKEALPEELLYAIRHVGRGRRYYDFELLESKLMEKTADNEYDLTPKEQEVLAMLSEGLSNREIASRLIVTEYTVKKHVSQILSKLNLPDRTKAALYFHSHNVQASQKLFAGSV, encoded by the coding sequence ATGTTAGTCAAAGTAATCGTGGTCGATCCTTATCAACTGGTACGCAGAGGCATCACTTCCATTTTGTCGGGGGATCCCGATATCGAGATTTGCGGCGAGGCATCGGACGGTAAAGAGACCATGGCACTCATTGAATCCATGCAGCCCGATGTGTGTATTATGAACAACCGGATTAACCAGCAGAATGGCCTGGATGTCATCGAAAAGCTCAAGCATGCCGGAGCCGCCTGCAAGTTTGTCTATCTGACTTCTTCGCTTCATCCTTCCGAGCTTAGCAAGGCGCTGTCGATTGGAGTGGAAGGACTTTTGCTCAAGGAAGCGCTGCCGGAAGAGCTGCTGTATGCGATCAGGCATGTCGGCAGGGGCCGGAGGTACTATGATTTTGAACTACTGGAGTCCAAGCTGATGGAGAAGACGGCAGATAATGAATATGATCTGACACCCAAAGAGCAGGAAGTGCTCGCCATGCTTAGTGAAGGGCTGTCCAACAGAGAGATTGCTTCAAGACTGATCGTTACGGAATATACGGTGAAGAAGCATGTCAGCCAGATACTGTCGAAGCTCAATCTTCCGGACCGGACCAAGGCCGCTTTGTATTTTCACAGTCACAATGTCCAGGCCAGCCAGAAGCTTTTTGCCGGGAGCGTTTAA